One Peromyscus leucopus breed LL Stock chromosome 2, UCI_PerLeu_2.1, whole genome shotgun sequence DNA window includes the following coding sequences:
- the C2H1orf159 gene encoding uncharacterized protein C1orf159 homolog isoform X5, which produces MEIHHTQLTFKRSPCQLPSMTLQCLILLAGLLMGGMSKSTESKAQQPECCMDVVDFNATCPGTGLCGPGCYRLWNADGSASCVRCWNGTLPTYNGSECRILTGRGMQFPMNRSTGTPGQPHFGTPHVAASLFLGTLFISTGLILSVAGFFYLKRSSKLPEVFYRKDRAPVLQPGET; this is translated from the exons ATGGagatccaccacacccagctaacttTTAAGAG ATCTCCCTGTCAGCTCCCCAGCATGACACTGCAGTGTCTCATACTCCTGGCTGGCCTCTTGATGGGAGGCATGAGCAAGTCTACAGAAAGCAAG GCCCAGCAACCTGAGTGTTGCATGGATGTGGTAGACTTCAATGCTACCTGCCCAGGCACAGGCCTGTGTGGCCCAG GTTGCTACAGGCTCTGGAATGCAGATGGGAGTGCTAGCTGTGTCCGGTGCTGGAATGGAACCCTCCCCACATACAATGGCTCTGAGTGCAGAATTC TCACTGGCCGGGGCATGCAGTTTCCCATGAACAGAAGCACAGGGACACCTGGACAGCCACATTTTG GGACTCCTCATGTGGCAGCTTCCCTCTTCCTGGGGACACTCTTCATCAGTACAGGCCTCATCCTCTCTGTGGCTGGGTTCTTCTACCTCAAGCGCTCCAGTAAACTTCCTGAGGTTTTCTACAGGAAAGACAGAG cCCCTGTCCTGCAGCCTGGTGAAACA TGA
- the C2H1orf159 gene encoding uncharacterized protein C1orf159 homolog isoform X2 encodes MEIHHTQLTFKRSPCQLPSMTLQCLILLAGLLMGGMSKSTESKAQQPECCMDVVDFNATCPGTGLCGPGCYRLWNADGSASCVRCWNGTLPTYNGSECRILTGRGMQFPMNRSTGTPGQPHFGTPHVAASLFLGTLFISTGLILSVAGFFYLKRSSKLPEVFYRKDRAPVLQPGETAAMVPLPQSSVRKPRYIRREQHPDKNRDPSAFSTVEAHISNV; translated from the exons ATGGagatccaccacacccagctaacttTTAAGAG ATCTCCCTGTCAGCTCCCCAGCATGACACTGCAGTGTCTCATACTCCTGGCTGGCCTCTTGATGGGAGGCATGAGCAAGTCTACAGAAAGCAAG GCCCAGCAACCTGAGTGTTGCATGGATGTGGTAGACTTCAATGCTACCTGCCCAGGCACAGGCCTGTGTGGCCCAG GTTGCTACAGGCTCTGGAATGCAGATGGGAGTGCTAGCTGTGTCCGGTGCTGGAATGGAACCCTCCCCACATACAATGGCTCTGAGTGCAGAATTC TCACTGGCCGGGGCATGCAGTTTCCCATGAACAGAAGCACAGGGACACCTGGACAGCCACATTTTG GGACTCCTCATGTGGCAGCTTCCCTCTTCCTGGGGACACTCTTCATCAGTACAGGCCTCATCCTCTCTGTGGCTGGGTTCTTCTACCTCAAGCGCTCCAGTAAACTTCCTGAGGTTTTCTACAGGAAAGACAGAG cCCCTGTCCTGCAGCCTGGTGAAACA GCTGCGatggtccccctgcctcagtc TTCAGTGAGGAAGCCAAGATACATCAGACGTGAGCAGCACCCAGACAAGAATagggatccttctgccttctccaCAGTGGAGGCCCACATCAGCAACGTCTGA
- the C2H1orf159 gene encoding uncharacterized protein C1orf159 homolog isoform X3: MTLQCLILLAGLLMGGMSKSTESKAQQPECCMDVVDFNATCPGTGLCGPGCYRLWNADGSASCVRCWNGTLPTYNGSECRILTGRGMQFPMNRSTGTPGQPHFGTPHVAASLFLGTLFISTGLILSVAGFFYLKRSSKLPEVFYRKDRAPVLQPGETAAMVPLPQSSVRKPRYIRREQHPDKNRDPSAFSTVEAHISNV, from the exons ATGACACTGCAGTGTCTCATACTCCTGGCTGGCCTCTTGATGGGAGGCATGAGCAAGTCTACAGAAAGCAAG GCCCAGCAACCTGAGTGTTGCATGGATGTGGTAGACTTCAATGCTACCTGCCCAGGCACAGGCCTGTGTGGCCCAG GTTGCTACAGGCTCTGGAATGCAGATGGGAGTGCTAGCTGTGTCCGGTGCTGGAATGGAACCCTCCCCACATACAATGGCTCTGAGTGCAGAATTC TCACTGGCCGGGGCATGCAGTTTCCCATGAACAGAAGCACAGGGACACCTGGACAGCCACATTTTG GGACTCCTCATGTGGCAGCTTCCCTCTTCCTGGGGACACTCTTCATCAGTACAGGCCTCATCCTCTCTGTGGCTGGGTTCTTCTACCTCAAGCGCTCCAGTAAACTTCCTGAGGTTTTCTACAGGAAAGACAGAG cCCCTGTCCTGCAGCCTGGTGAAACA GCTGCGatggtccccctgcctcagtcttcag TGAGGAAGCCAAGATACATCAGACGTGAGCAGCACCCAGACAAGAATagggatccttctgccttctccaCAGTGGAGGCCCACATCAGCAACGTCTGA
- the C2H1orf159 gene encoding uncharacterized protein C1orf159 homolog isoform X1 gives MEIHHTQLTFKRSPCQLPSMTLQCLILLAGLLMGGMSKSTESKAQQPECCMDVVDFNATCPGTGLCGPGCYRLWNADGSASCVRCWNGTLPTYNGSECRILTGRGMQFPMNRSTGTPGQPHFGTPHVAASLFLGTLFISTGLILSVAGFFYLKRSSKLPEVFYRKDRAPVLQPGETAAMVPLPQSSVRKPRYIRREQHPDKNRDPSAFSTVEAHISNV, from the exons ATGGagatccaccacacccagctaacttTTAAGAG ATCTCCCTGTCAGCTCCCCAGCATGACACTGCAGTGTCTCATACTCCTGGCTGGCCTCTTGATGGGAGGCATGAGCAAGTCTACAGAAAGCAAG GCCCAGCAACCTGAGTGTTGCATGGATGTGGTAGACTTCAATGCTACCTGCCCAGGCACAGGCCTGTGTGGCCCAG GTTGCTACAGGCTCTGGAATGCAGATGGGAGTGCTAGCTGTGTCCGGTGCTGGAATGGAACCCTCCCCACATACAATGGCTCTGAGTGCAGAATTC TCACTGGCCGGGGCATGCAGTTTCCCATGAACAGAAGCACAGGGACACCTGGACAGCCACATTTTG GGACTCCTCATGTGGCAGCTTCCCTCTTCCTGGGGACACTCTTCATCAGTACAGGCCTCATCCTCTCTGTGGCTGGGTTCTTCTACCTCAAGCGCTCCAGTAAACTTCCTGAGGTTTTCTACAGGAAAGACAGAG cCCCTGTCCTGCAGCCTGGTGAAACA GCTGCGatggtccccctgcctcagtcttcag TGAGGAAGCCAAGATACATCAGACGTGAGCAGCACCCAGACAAGAATagggatccttctgccttctccaCAGTGGAGGCCCACATCAGCAACGTCTGA
- the C2H1orf159 gene encoding uncharacterized protein C1orf159 homolog isoform X4, whose protein sequence is MISLSAPQHDTAVSHTPGWPLDGRHEQVYRKQGCYRLWNADGSASCVRCWNGTLPTYNGSECRILTGRGMQFPMNRSTGTPGQPHFGTPHVAASLFLGTLFISTGLILSVAGFFYLKRSSKLPEVFYRKDRAPVLQPGETAAMVPLPQSSVRKPRYIRREQHPDKNRDPSAFSTVEAHISNV, encoded by the exons ATG ATCTCCCTGTCAGCTCCCCAGCATGACACTGCAGTGTCTCATACTCCTGGCTGGCCTCTTGATGGGAGGCATGAGCAAGTCTACAGAAAGCAAG GTTGCTACAGGCTCTGGAATGCAGATGGGAGTGCTAGCTGTGTCCGGTGCTGGAATGGAACCCTCCCCACATACAATGGCTCTGAGTGCAGAATTC TCACTGGCCGGGGCATGCAGTTTCCCATGAACAGAAGCACAGGGACACCTGGACAGCCACATTTTG GGACTCCTCATGTGGCAGCTTCCCTCTTCCTGGGGACACTCTTCATCAGTACAGGCCTCATCCTCTCTGTGGCTGGGTTCTTCTACCTCAAGCGCTCCAGTAAACTTCCTGAGGTTTTCTACAGGAAAGACAGAG cCCCTGTCCTGCAGCCTGGTGAAACA GCTGCGatggtccccctgcctcagtcttcag TGAGGAAGCCAAGATACATCAGACGTGAGCAGCACCCAGACAAGAATagggatccttctgccttctccaCAGTGGAGGCCCACATCAGCAACGTCTGA